In the Rickettsiales bacterium genome, CGCATTTTTTCTTTATCCATCACTTACCTATAAAGCAGATACGTTAGCGAGTCGTTAATTTACTGCATGCTAGGCTCTAGCGGCATTATGCTTAAGGTGCTTTCCGTGACGCAGCGTGCAGATGCCGATCGCGTGCCCCCATCTAACACCCCATACTCACCAAACATGGTGCCTTTACTTAAAAGAGCTAAGCGCCTATTGCCCTCATCTCCTTCTTCAAAGATTTCAACGACACCCTCTTTAATAACATAGGCAGCATCGCTCTGCTCGCCTTTGTTAAAAATGACTTCGCCCGCTGGCACTGTGATCATTTCCATAGTAGG is a window encoding:
- a CDS encoding cyclic nucleotide-binding domain-containing protein, whose product is MEMITVPAGEVIFNKGEQSDAAYVIKEGVVEIFEEGDEGNRRLALLSKGTMFGEYGVLDGGTRSASARCVTESTLSIMPLEPSMQ